In one Populus nigra chromosome 12, ddPopNigr1.1, whole genome shotgun sequence genomic region, the following are encoded:
- the LOC133669722 gene encoding tubulin-folding cofactor A — MASSSLRNAKIKTNSCKRIVKELCSYEKEVEREVAKTAAMKDKGADPYDLKQQENVLAESRMMIPDCRKRLEAALADLKAILAELEESDQKEGPEIEDARNTIAEVEQLFQTTDA; from the exons atggcAAGCAGCAGCCTTAGAAATGCAAAGATCAAGACAAATAGTTGCAAACGAATAGTGAAGGAGCTGTGTTCCTATGAGAAAGAGGTTGAGAGAGAAGTTGCTAAAACAGCTGCGATGAAGGACAAAGGAGCTGACCCTTATGACCTTAAGCAACAG GAAAATGTGCTGGCTGAGTCGAGGATGATGATTCCAGATTGTCGTAAACGCCTAGAGGCTGCCTTGGCTGATCTGAAAGCAATTTTG gCTGAATTAGAAGAATCTGATCAGAAGGAAGGCCCAGAAATTGAGGATGCCAGAAACACTATTGCTGAGGTTGAACAGTTGTTTCAAACAACTGATGCTTAG